From a region of the uncultured Fibrobacter sp. genome:
- a CDS encoding HlyD family secretion protein yields the protein MNVLKVIGKVLVVLALIALIGLGIITLQKFATEPRDAYLQGQMEARRVLVAGKVPGRVEQLFFREGDMVEKNAIVAIISSPEIEAKKMQAQGALGAARAQANKAKNGARSEDVTALKAMADRAQDAANLAKNTYDRVQKLYNEGVLPLQKRDEAETQMKASQSAADAAKAQYEQALAGARSEDKAAANALVLQAKGANAEVDAYLEETKIRAPIAGEVSVKLVEEGEVVGSGMPVVAITDLDDSWAVFHLREDLLKNVSKGKTFSMFIPALDKNVEMEVSYIASVGDYATWRSSKESGGFDLKSFEVRLRPKTKIENLRPGMSVLFPMDQVQ from the coding sequence ATGAACGTCTTGAAAGTTATCGGAAAGGTCTTGGTCGTCTTGGCGTTGATTGCCTTGATTGGCCTTGGAATCATTACCTTGCAGAAATTCGCGACTGAACCCCGCGACGCCTATTTGCAAGGCCAGATGGAAGCTCGCCGCGTGCTTGTGGCGGGTAAAGTGCCTGGTCGCGTGGAACAACTGTTCTTCCGCGAAGGCGACATGGTCGAAAAGAATGCCATTGTCGCTATTATTAGCAGCCCCGAAATCGAAGCCAAAAAGATGCAGGCCCAAGGTGCTTTAGGTGCTGCTCGCGCTCAGGCGAACAAGGCGAAGAACGGAGCCCGCTCCGAAGATGTCACGGCGCTGAAGGCAATGGCCGACCGCGCTCAGGATGCGGCAAACCTCGCGAAGAATACTTACGACCGTGTGCAGAAACTTTATAACGAAGGCGTGTTGCCGCTCCAGAAGCGTGACGAAGCCGAAACCCAGATGAAGGCGTCGCAGTCTGCTGCCGACGCCGCCAAGGCCCAGTACGAACAGGCCCTCGCCGGCGCCCGCAGCGAAGACAAGGCTGCCGCAAACGCCCTCGTGCTGCAAGCGAAGGGCGCCAACGCCGAGGTCGACGCCTACCTCGAAGAAACCAAGATCCGCGCCCCCATCGCAGGCGAAGTCTCCGTGAAGCTGGTCGAAGAGGGCGAAGTCGTAGGCTCTGGCATGCCGGTTGTCGCTATTACCGACCTCGACGATTCTTGGGCGGTATTCCACCTGCGCGAAGATTTGCTCAAGAATGTCTCCAAGGGCAAGACCTTCAGCATGTTCATTCCGGCACTCGACAAGAACGTGGAAATGGAAGTCAGCTACATTGCCTCGGTAGGCGATTACGCCACCTGGCGCAGCTCCAAGGAAAGCGGCGGCTTTGACCTCAAGAGTTTTGAAGTGCGCCTGCGCCCGAAGACCAAAATTGAAAACCTGCGCCCCGGCATGAGCGTGCTTTTCCCGATGGATCAGGTTCAGTAA
- a CDS encoding lamin tail domain-containing protein, with amino-acid sequence MDIKKILMAGSAVTAMVLATSCSSDKSTEPDPVDPTVSSSSEGGTNPDPTSSAGDTPATGSSSSVNGDVPKSSATEVIDSSYTQMAITEIMYNAADASALEWIEVTIQSGPDISSMLASQMHLDGALSFTFPNEPLKKGEYIVVTNDPALFKTTYPDFNGRLYGPWDNDPKTGAVAKLSNEGDVIDVKLTGEGDVSCSYSMEPPWPSLANGKGRTLVYKGGNAAQATSWGASKIMNGNPGVGNDEWLTTSNIRLNEIMPTGTGTDAWVELYNAGSADVDVTGWVFESKIRKEKLTIKAGTVPAKGYLVLKATEDFVDSEGAAKELIVSDVGGSYYLYGATEGDESSLLLPSSKLSSGVIDLSDGSTAQGALVQATPGAANSALYIGSLVISEIHYHPNEEDLNDVEFLELKNLSDAPITPFETLSNGSRGWKVEGINFEFAKTDVIPAGGMVVLFPDSLQTTPGADNLRKRFSIDANVLISFYTGKLSNRGETIAVKKPYFYQKDASNPLNDQWYYDWSDATLYSDKWSGNGIDYKRADGHGYSLQRKDFSTMGYEASAWTVDKPTPGK; translated from the coding sequence ATGGATATCAAAAAAATTCTTATGGCTGGCTCTGCAGTAACCGCAATGGTTCTTGCGACCTCTTGCTCCAGTGACAAATCTACGGAACCGGATCCCGTTGATCCGACCGTTTCTTCGTCTTCGGAAGGTGGCACGAATCCTGACCCGACTTCGTCTGCGGGCGATACTCCTGCGACGGGTTCTTCGAGCAGCGTTAACGGTGACGTTCCCAAATCTTCGGCTACTGAAGTGATTGATTCTTCGTACACCCAGATGGCTATTACCGAAATCATGTATAACGCTGCCGATGCGTCTGCTTTGGAATGGATTGAAGTGACCATCCAGAGTGGCCCGGATATCAGCAGCATGCTGGCTTCGCAAATGCACTTGGATGGTGCTCTTTCCTTTACGTTCCCGAACGAACCTCTTAAGAAGGGCGAATATATTGTCGTGACGAACGATCCGGCCCTGTTCAAGACTACTTATCCCGATTTCAACGGCCGTCTCTATGGTCCGTGGGATAACGATCCGAAGACTGGTGCTGTGGCCAAGCTTTCGAACGAAGGCGACGTGATTGACGTGAAGCTGACGGGTGAAGGCGACGTGAGCTGCTCTTACAGCATGGAACCGCCTTGGCCGTCTCTTGCTAACGGCAAGGGCCGTACGCTCGTGTACAAGGGCGGGAACGCTGCCCAGGCTACCTCTTGGGGCGCAAGCAAGATTATGAACGGTAATCCTGGTGTGGGCAACGATGAATGGCTCACGACTTCGAACATTCGTTTGAACGAAATCATGCCGACTGGTACGGGTACCGATGCTTGGGTTGAACTCTACAATGCGGGCAGCGCCGATGTCGACGTGACCGGTTGGGTTTTTGAATCCAAGATCCGTAAGGAAAAACTCACGATCAAGGCCGGTACCGTTCCTGCAAAGGGTTACCTTGTCTTGAAAGCGACGGAAGACTTTGTCGATAGCGAAGGTGCTGCAAAGGAACTGATCGTTAGCGACGTCGGTGGTTCTTACTACCTGTATGGCGCTACTGAAGGTGATGAATCCAGTTTGCTCTTGCCGTCTAGTAAGCTTTCGAGCGGTGTCATTGACTTGAGCGATGGCTCTACGGCTCAGGGCGCCCTTGTGCAGGCTACGCCGGGTGCCGCCAACAGTGCACTCTATATCGGCTCTCTGGTCATTAGTGAAATTCACTACCACCCGAACGAAGAAGACTTGAACGATGTCGAATTCTTGGAACTCAAGAATTTGTCTGATGCGCCCATTACCCCCTTCGAAACGCTCTCTAACGGAAGCAGAGGTTGGAAGGTTGAAGGTATTAACTTCGAATTCGCCAAGACGGACGTAATCCCGGCCGGTGGCATGGTGGTGCTGTTCCCGGATTCCTTGCAGACCACCCCTGGTGCAGATAATTTGCGTAAGCGTTTTTCGATTGACGCTAATGTGCTTATTAGCTTCTATACCGGTAAGCTTTCTAACCGCGGTGAAACCATTGCTGTCAAGAAGCCTTACTTCTATCAGAAAGATGCTTCGAACCCGCTTAATGACCAGTGGTACTATGACTGGTCCGATGCAACGCTCTATAGCGATAAGTGGAGCGGCAATGGCATTGACTACAAGCGTGCGGACGGTCACGGCTACAGTTTGCAACGTAAGGACTTTAGCACCATGGGCTACGAAGCGTCCGCCTGGACCGTTGACAAGCCGACTCCGGGTAAGTAA
- a CDS encoding HlyD family efflux transporter periplasmic adaptor subunit, with translation MNKLSDMLENFWNTHKSNAGVAYVYGHKLSLAWILCVIIAIILGYMYQGKIATFQGIAEAAETTISLPSPTEVVKVHVMPGQSINAGDTIVELNRPDLTLRIAEVTRELDASEGRSNLSAADIDQKVAAVKADLATKTLTLKSEINRLETEYKKNKEIAAKLKSLKGSNADSDGNDAMAMQIKSLKNELAVANANANEQIKLLRSSNRLQKDAGKSEVENLQKELEELKKQQEELTQIAKESWVVGSVNVHDGEKVSSFAPIVTLTHKSPTLVRGYIHERMYQRMDIGETVKVKSLGATGKPVKGKVVGLSSRIVEFPVRMWKMPEMPIHGREVIITIPAENSFLLGEMVTISE, from the coding sequence ATGAACAAGCTTAGCGATATGCTCGAAAATTTTTGGAACACGCACAAGTCTAATGCCGGTGTCGCTTATGTCTATGGCCACAAACTTTCTTTGGCCTGGATTCTCTGTGTCATTATCGCCATTATTCTTGGCTACATGTATCAGGGCAAGATTGCAACCTTCCAGGGTATTGCAGAAGCTGCCGAAACAACAATCAGCTTGCCTAGCCCGACCGAAGTGGTCAAGGTGCACGTGATGCCTGGTCAGTCCATTAATGCAGGCGATACCATCGTGGAACTCAACCGTCCGGACCTCACGCTGCGCATTGCCGAAGTGACTCGCGAACTTGATGCTAGCGAAGGCCGTAGCAACCTGTCTGCTGCAGACATCGACCAGAAGGTCGCTGCAGTCAAGGCCGACCTTGCCACGAAGACCCTTACGCTCAAGTCCGAAATCAACAGACTTGAAACCGAATACAAGAAGAACAAAGAAATTGCTGCAAAGCTCAAGAGCCTCAAGGGTTCCAACGCCGACAGCGACGGTAACGACGCTATGGCTATGCAAATCAAGAGCTTGAAGAACGAACTTGCCGTTGCTAACGCCAACGCCAACGAACAGATCAAGCTCCTGCGCAGCAGCAACCGTTTGCAGAAGGATGCTGGCAAGAGCGAAGTCGAAAACCTGCAGAAGGAACTCGAAGAACTCAAGAAGCAGCAAGAAGAGTTGACCCAGATTGCCAAGGAAAGCTGGGTCGTGGGCTCTGTGAACGTTCATGACGGCGAAAAGGTATCTAGCTTCGCCCCGATCGTTACGCTCACTCACAAGTCTCCGACGTTGGTTCGTGGCTACATCCACGAAAGAATGTACCAGCGCATGGATATTGGCGAAACCGTCAAGGTGAAGTCGCTGGGTGCAACGGGCAAGCCGGTGAAGGGCAAGGTGGTTGGCCTTTCCAGCCGCATTGTGGAATTCCCCGTGCGCATGTGGAAGATGCCCGAAATGCCGATTCACGGCCGCGAAGTCATTATCACGATTCCTGCCGAAAATTCGTTCCTCTTGGGCGAAATGGTGACCATCTCCGAATAG
- a CDS encoding DUF4956 domain-containing protein, translated as MLDLLAVQSGTANATLITLAYTLILTFILSSVIAWTYEKTFLGLSYSRNFVQAIVLSAVVAATVMQAIGDNVGRGLGMMGALSVVRFRTSFKDPRDIMFVFASLGAGIGCGVYAWGAAVGGTIAFSAVAFLLSRTGLGTKHFFDGMLRFALPNEAKVRGQIEDIMKSSLKTFILITMREVDGGARLDVAYQIRLRATHPAAEILSELSKIEGISDVQFMMQDATTEM; from the coding sequence ATGCTCGACCTATTAGCCGTCCAATCCGGCACCGCCAATGCCACTCTTATTACGTTGGCGTACACCTTGATCCTCACATTTATCCTGTCCTCGGTGATTGCGTGGACCTACGAAAAGACCTTCCTCGGGTTGTCGTACTCCAGAAACTTTGTGCAGGCAATTGTGCTTAGTGCAGTCGTTGCTGCCACGGTGATGCAGGCCATTGGTGATAACGTCGGTCGCGGTCTTGGTATGATGGGTGCCCTTTCCGTGGTTCGCTTTAGAACATCTTTTAAGGACCCGCGCGACATTATGTTTGTGTTCGCATCGCTCGGCGCCGGTATCGGTTGCGGTGTGTACGCCTGGGGTGCTGCCGTGGGTGGCACGATTGCCTTTAGCGCTGTGGCCTTCCTCCTCTCTCGTACTGGTCTTGGTACCAAGCACTTCTTTGATGGCATGCTCCGTTTTGCGCTTCCCAACGAAGCCAAGGTCCGTGGTCAGATCGAAGACATCATGAAGTCTAGCCTCAAGACGTTCATCTTGATTACGATGCGTGAAGTCGACGGCGGTGCTCGCCTTGACGTCGCTTACCAGATTCGTCTGCGTGCCACTCATCCGGCTGCAGAAATCCTGAGCGAACTCTCTAAAATCGAAGGCATCTCGGACGTACAGTTCATGATGCAGGACGCCACGACGGAAATGTAA
- a CDS encoding ABC transporter permease → MIDLFKRLFKVAFAEWKLFYTDPAAVLLLVVAGVLYAFYYPTPYMNQTATKVPVAVVDLDRTVMSRELTQMSAAAQQIDVRYVFSDVREAEQAMAEEKIYGFMVIPKDMEKKLRNGGKTNVNVFTHGAYVMLHGNIGTAFTTCALTVGATTKVKRIALGKKVPAAKAIAMRDPIPISVQTMYNNTGSYSNYVVPSVLVLILQQTLVIGICILGGARAHRKFRKLQRDSSVENELMPYRYFGRSLAYFLHYCSFILFYHFVVYNVFDFPRRGEILPMVAFAIVFLFSVINFGMVLSQVFLRRETSMQLFLYMSIPILFLSNFSWPTELIPAWMKGFSCLLPSTFAIPAWLAIEQRGADIYDAASLLLPLAMQAVFYLLLGLVLTNLRDGSKLKTGDM, encoded by the coding sequence ATGATTGACCTCTTTAAGCGACTTTTCAAGGTGGCTTTTGCCGAGTGGAAACTCTTCTACACTGACCCTGCGGCAGTGCTGTTGCTGGTGGTGGCGGGAGTGCTTTACGCCTTCTATTACCCGACGCCTTACATGAATCAGACGGCGACCAAGGTGCCCGTGGCTGTGGTGGATTTGGATCGTACGGTCATGTCGCGCGAGCTCACGCAGATGTCGGCGGCTGCCCAACAGATTGATGTGCGCTACGTATTCTCGGATGTCCGCGAAGCGGAACAGGCCATGGCCGAAGAAAAAATCTACGGCTTCATGGTGATTCCGAAAGACATGGAAAAAAAGCTCCGTAACGGTGGCAAGACGAACGTGAACGTGTTCACGCACGGCGCTTACGTGATGCTCCATGGCAACATCGGAACCGCGTTCACCACATGCGCCCTTACGGTGGGGGCGACTACGAAGGTCAAGCGAATCGCTTTAGGTAAAAAGGTTCCGGCAGCTAAAGCCATCGCCATGCGTGACCCGATACCCATCAGCGTGCAGACCATGTACAACAACACGGGTAGCTATTCCAACTATGTGGTGCCGAGCGTACTCGTACTGATTTTACAGCAGACGCTGGTGATCGGCATTTGCATTTTAGGAGGTGCCCGCGCTCACCGCAAGTTCCGCAAATTGCAGCGCGACAGTTCCGTAGAAAATGAACTCATGCCTTACCGCTACTTTGGCCGCTCGCTGGCGTACTTCTTGCATTATTGCAGCTTTATCCTGTTCTACCATTTTGTGGTGTACAACGTATTCGATTTTCCGCGCCGCGGCGAAATTTTGCCGATGGTGGCGTTTGCAATCGTGTTCCTGTTCTCGGTTATCAACTTTGGGATGGTGCTTTCGCAGGTGTTCCTGCGCCGCGAAACGAGCATGCAGCTGTTCCTGTACATGAGCATTCCGATCCTGTTCCTTTCGAACTTTAGCTGGCCTACCGAACTGATTCCGGCGTGGATGAAGGGATTCTCTTGCTTGTTGCCTTCGACATTTGCCATTCCGGCATGGCTTGCCATTGAGCAACGCGGCGCCGACATTTACGATGCGGCATCGCTCCTGTTGCCGCTCGCTATGCAGGCGGTATTCTACCTGTTGCTCGGGCTTGTGCTTACAAACCTCCGCGATGGCAGCAAGCTGAAAACCGGCGATATGTAG
- a CDS encoding ABC transporter permease, whose translation MFLDILRAIRKIYISHNIVLWLVLLILPVVTSVFMVNFFSAEIIQHVPIGLLKQDRSQLSDKVEMALRADPVLEVAMECDDRSECEHAVIRGDLQAFIVLPYDMERRALRLETPVIPVYSSGQNYLTNTFAVKEIRSVISAIGADMFTKQMDDPIHVELKSVSNNSGNYQGFLGLGLVTAIFHLAGILAAVYLFSFPFRDHRVREFLKAAGGSRVVLGAATVLPLVVIQWLSMVAVYAYARRALTPMTFDEFVVVSAGQLAMILACSGAGAAFVGITGNMRMSSSVAGVIAGPAFAFAGQTFPVMAMPLVVRGFAFLLPLTHILKVQSTMLLGSVGKAHAWESIVVLLCMALFWHLLASKLLMLRWKVAEKKEADWEAREKLHLKDKLKNIAGAVYSDLSIRKAVATDMAARDARKGGNND comes from the coding sequence GTGTTCCTTGATATTTTAAGGGCGATTCGCAAAATTTACATCAGTCACAATATCGTGTTGTGGCTGGTGCTCCTGATTTTGCCGGTGGTGACATCGGTCTTTATGGTGAATTTCTTTTCGGCCGAAATCATTCAGCATGTGCCGATTGGCCTTTTAAAGCAAGATCGCTCGCAGTTGTCCGATAAAGTCGAAATGGCCTTGCGGGCAGACCCCGTGCTCGAAGTTGCCATGGAATGCGACGATCGAAGCGAATGCGAACATGCGGTGATTCGCGGTGACTTGCAGGCGTTTATCGTGCTCCCGTACGATATGGAACGCCGGGCGCTCCGGCTTGAAACGCCTGTGATCCCGGTGTATTCGAGCGGCCAGAATTACCTCACGAATACCTTTGCGGTCAAGGAAATCCGCTCGGTAATTTCGGCGATTGGTGCCGACATGTTTACCAAGCAAATGGACGACCCGATTCACGTTGAGCTCAAGTCGGTCAGCAATAATAGCGGTAACTACCAGGGCTTTTTAGGGCTCGGGCTTGTGACGGCGATTTTCCACTTGGCAGGAATTTTAGCGGCGGTGTACCTGTTCAGTTTTCCGTTCCGCGATCACCGTGTCCGCGAATTTTTGAAAGCTGCAGGCGGCTCGCGCGTGGTGCTTGGTGCCGCAACGGTTTTGCCGCTGGTCGTGATTCAGTGGCTGTCGATGGTGGCGGTGTATGCGTATGCTCGCCGAGCGCTTACCCCGATGACGTTCGATGAATTTGTGGTGGTGTCTGCCGGGCAGTTGGCGATGATTCTCGCCTGTTCTGGCGCGGGGGCCGCCTTTGTGGGCATCACGGGTAACATGCGTATGTCTTCGAGCGTGGCGGGCGTTATCGCCGGCCCCGCGTTTGCGTTTGCAGGCCAGACATTCCCGGTGATGGCGATGCCCTTGGTGGTGCGCGGTTTTGCATTCCTGCTTCCGCTCACGCATATTTTGAAGGTGCAGTCTACCATGCTCTTGGGTTCGGTCGGCAAGGCCCATGCCTGGGAATCGATTGTGGTGCTTTTGTGCATGGCTTTATTCTGGCATTTGCTGGCGTCCAAGCTTTTGATGCTTCGCTGGAAAGTTGCTGAAAAAAAAGAGGCGGATTGGGAAGCCCGCGAAAAGTTGCACCTGAAGGACAAACTGAAAAATATTGCCGGCGCCGTCTATTCGGATTTGAGTATCCGAAAGGCGGTTGCGACTGATATGGCGGCAAGAGATGCTCGAAAAGGAGGCAACAATGATTGA
- a CDS encoding TolC family protein, protein MKKSLLLGIAASAAVFAAPISLSDAIAMAKTNNSQIKAEKAKVEMAESGQSEARSRFMPQLSLTASVTKINDPIYIDLGQIQQGLSGLADGLATVGPAGVYSKAYIDAYNKAQAGYEQAYAGARAQGLSEAEANAFALDKVGGSAQEIAQQTADKYAADSKQQLDAAKAKIDDADFRMKVQDDVFFNARLTAIWPIFTGLKIYSAYDAAKENVNAKKAAFDMAQNTILMDVATKYFTLRLAEELTVLRESTKKNLEEHLARSKKLEEGGQISKAERLRAEVALAEAENALEDSYRDQTLARLALASLLHTDTNITAITPVLAPEQTLAMEEFKQLAMDRHPGLRQLRTERKRSQDAVSAARADYFPTVALFAYKELYTRDLTLLEPDWAVGAKMQWDLFKGGETRSKVSNAKALDRSLSSMEEQTMDNIGLLVEKRWREMEHAKSRLESLKKTRELAEEAHRSQTLAYEAGLATGLDVVDAELALSRLQVADLKAHYDAVVAWLGLLEASGEVVNAGEMLKNVKPVEETKVEDPKPAEPVVAPAAAPVADSAKVAEPAPADSANAAAPADTTAAPAN, encoded by the coding sequence ATGAAAAAGAGTTTGTTATTGGGTATTGCAGCGAGTGCTGCCGTTTTTGCCGCGCCCATTTCGCTATCGGATGCGATTGCGATGGCAAAGACGAACAATTCGCAGATTAAGGCCGAAAAAGCCAAGGTCGAAATGGCCGAAAGTGGTCAGTCCGAGGCCCGTTCCCGTTTTATGCCCCAGCTTTCGCTGACGGCCAGCGTGACAAAGATAAACGACCCGATCTATATTGATTTGGGTCAAATCCAACAGGGGCTAAGTGGACTTGCAGACGGTCTTGCGACGGTTGGCCCTGCAGGGGTGTATTCCAAAGCTTATATCGATGCCTATAACAAGGCCCAGGCCGGTTACGAGCAGGCATATGCCGGTGCAAGGGCGCAAGGTCTGAGCGAAGCCGAGGCGAATGCCTTTGCCTTGGACAAGGTGGGTGGTTCTGCACAAGAAATCGCTCAACAGACGGCAGACAAGTATGCGGCTGACAGCAAGCAACAGCTTGATGCTGCAAAAGCGAAAATCGACGATGCCGATTTCCGCATGAAGGTGCAGGACGACGTGTTCTTTAATGCGCGCTTGACTGCTATTTGGCCGATTTTTACGGGCCTCAAGATTTATTCCGCCTACGATGCCGCCAAAGAAAACGTGAATGCCAAGAAGGCTGCCTTTGACATGGCGCAAAACACAATCCTCATGGATGTGGCTACCAAGTACTTTACGCTTCGCCTGGCCGAAGAATTGACGGTGCTTCGCGAAAGCACCAAGAAGAACTTGGAAGAACACTTGGCCCGCTCCAAGAAACTGGAAGAAGGTGGCCAGATTAGCAAGGCGGAACGCCTGCGCGCCGAAGTGGCTTTAGCTGAGGCTGAAAACGCGCTTGAAGATTCTTACCGCGACCAAACTCTTGCTCGCTTGGCTCTTGCAAGTCTGTTGCATACGGACACGAACATTACGGCTATCACTCCGGTGCTTGCTCCGGAGCAGACCTTGGCCATGGAAGAATTCAAGCAGCTTGCGATGGATAGACATCCGGGCCTGCGCCAGTTGCGCACCGAACGCAAGCGTAGCCAAGATGCGGTGAGTGCTGCCCGCGCCGATTATTTCCCGACGGTAGCACTCTTTGCCTACAAGGAACTTTATACCCGCGACTTGACGCTCCTGGAGCCCGATTGGGCGGTGGGTGCCAAGATGCAATGGGATTTGTTCAAGGGTGGCGAGACTCGCTCTAAGGTGAGCAATGCGAAGGCTCTTGACCGCTCGCTTTCGAGCATGGAAGAGCAGACCATGGATAACATTGGCCTGCTGGTGGAAAAACGCTGGCGTGAAATGGAACATGCCAAGAGCCGTCTGGAAAGCTTGAAGAAGACTCGCGAATTGGCCGAAGAAGCGCACCGCAGTCAGACCTTGGCTTACGAAGCGGGCCTTGCGACAGGCCTCGATGTGGTGGATGCCGAACTTGCGCTTTCGCGTTTGCAGGTGGCTGATTTGAAGGCGCATTACGATGCCGTGGTCGCCTGGCTTGGACTTTTGGAAGCGAGCGGTGAAGTGGTGAATGCGGGCGAGATGCTCAAGAACGTTAAGCCTGTCGAAGAAACGAAGGTGGAAGATCCGAAGCCCGCCGAACCTGTTGTTGCTCCAGCTGCTGCACCGGTTGCCGATTCGGCAAAGGTTGCAGAGCCTGCACCCGCTGATTCTGCAAATGCGGCTGCACCGGCTGATACAACGGCAGCCCCCGCAAACTGA
- a CDS encoding polyphosphate polymerase domain-containing protein, with amino-acid sequence MAEARGFSLLERFELKYHIPVEWADRIGAFLAPYCEEDYYSKITPGGFYWITNLYLDSPSWTFLGWKKKQLLDRFNMRIRTYGEHPAQDGTFHFECKRKIKNICYKSRGTIKGINPGEVWNMKPEDWPCKGEKDRMYVKDFLYKTELYNAHPRLLTQYKRRAWFGLREEYSRVTIDTGMRFREENGFDYTVDPHYMHSTGLPRFFQPACDAVLELKCPCSQVPYWMFDLIKFLNLKHAAFSKFGNAAAEWKRVYENPRRFKTPYWTKLAVGAGENY; translated from the coding sequence ATGGCCGAAGCCCGCGGATTTAGCCTTCTCGAAAGGTTCGAACTCAAGTACCACATTCCCGTGGAATGGGCGGACCGTATCGGCGCATTCCTTGCTCCGTACTGCGAAGAAGACTACTATTCTAAAATTACGCCGGGCGGATTCTACTGGATTACGAACCTCTACTTGGATTCGCCTTCTTGGACGTTCCTCGGCTGGAAAAAGAAACAGTTGCTGGATCGCTTCAATATGCGCATTCGCACCTATGGTGAACACCCGGCTCAAGACGGAACGTTCCACTTTGAATGCAAGCGCAAGATCAAGAACATTTGCTACAAGAGCCGCGGAACCATCAAGGGCATTAACCCGGGCGAAGTCTGGAACATGAAACCCGAAGATTGGCCGTGCAAGGGCGAAAAGGACCGCATGTACGTGAAGGATTTCTTGTACAAGACGGAACTCTACAATGCGCACCCGCGCCTTTTGACCCAGTACAAGCGCCGCGCCTGGTTTGGCCTTCGCGAAGAATATTCCCGCGTGACGATCGATACCGGCATGCGCTTCCGCGAAGAAAACGGTTTTGATTATACGGTCGATCCGCATTACATGCACTCGACAGGGCTTCCGAGATTTTTCCAGCCTGCATGCGATGCCGTGCTTGAACTCAAGTGCCCCTGCTCCCAGGTGCCGTACTGGATGTTCGACTTGATCAAGTTCTTGAACTTAAAACACGCTGCCTTCTCCAAATTCGGCAACGCCGCTGCCGAATGGAAACGTGTATACGAAAATCCGCGTCGCTTTAAGACTCCGTACTGGACGAAGCTTGCCGTAGGCGCTGGCGAAAATTATTAA
- a CDS encoding zinc metallopeptidase produces the protein MMFDPLYMTILLVTLALSGSVSWMVKSRFNAGQKVGISSGLTGADVAKAILMDAGITDVKVLQHHGFLSDHYNPLNKTLNLSPEVYNGRNASAAGVAAHEVGHAIQHAQGYFPLWLRSFIVPAANLGSNLGPWLVILGIVLMSAGRALGYSLAVAGVVLFGIATLFTLVTVPVEFDASSRAKKVLARLDIVAQGREYNTVSGVLFAAGLTYVAAAIGSIMQLLYWAYRAGLIGGRRD, from the coding sequence ATGATGTTTGATCCTTTATACATGACGATTCTCCTGGTGACGCTTGCTTTGTCTGGTAGCGTTTCCTGGATGGTCAAGTCCCGTTTTAACGCTGGCCAGAAGGTCGGCATTTCCAGCGGCCTTACCGGTGCCGATGTCGCGAAGGCAATCCTTATGGATGCGGGCATTACCGACGTGAAGGTCCTGCAGCATCATGGATTCTTGTCGGACCATTACAATCCGCTGAACAAGACTTTGAACTTGTCACCTGAAGTTTATAACGGCCGCAATGCTTCTGCCGCGGGCGTTGCCGCTCACGAAGTGGGCCACGCCATTCAGCATGCGCAGGGGTATTTCCCGCTGTGGCTGCGTTCGTTCATTGTGCCTGCTGCAAACTTGGGCTCTAATCTCGGTCCGTGGCTTGTGATTCTCGGCATCGTGCTCATGAGTGCGGGCCGTGCGCTTGGTTATTCCCTCGCCGTTGCTGGCGTGGTTTTGTTCGGTATCGCAACTCTCTTTACGCTGGTGACCGTGCCGGTGGAATTCGACGCTTCTTCTCGCGCCAAGAAGGTGCTTGCTCGCCTCGACATTGTGGCGCAGGGCCGCGAATACAATACGGTTTCGGGGGTGCTGTTTGCCGCAGGGCTTACCTACGTGGCAGCCGCTATCGGTTCCATTATGCAGTTGCTTTATTGGGCATACCGAGCCGGACTTATCGGCGGTCGGCGAGACTGA